The genome window CACTCTGCATGGGATTGTCCGCGGCGCTTTTGGGCTGGTCTGTCCTGGAACTAATACTCTCTTTACAAAATTATTTTCCGGGATATACATTACTCCTTCTGGCAACAGGTGGACTCACGGGAGCCGTGATGACCGCCGTAATGGCTTCCATTGAAGGAATCCTTCATAAAAATACAGTAAAAATTCATAAGGAATGGTCCCTTGGTTTCTTGTGGGGCCTGGCTGGAGGAATGATTGGAGCTTTAGGTGGCCAGTACCTATTTACCCTGATTCTTCCTAGCACTCTCATGCCGGAGTCCTATATTTACCCCTATTATGGGGCAAGGATTGTGAGTTGGGCATTTTTGGGAGCCTTTATCGGGACCGCCGAAGGAATAAGATCCAGGTCAAATCAAAAACTCACTGCCGGACTGATAAGCGGTATCCTTGCTGGTCTAGTAGGGGGGTCAATCGTGGAAACAGCCATGCTTTTTTTCCCCCAAGATAGTTGGCTTAAACTCCCAGGATTTATGATCATGGGAATCGGTACGGCGGTTCTAACAATCTTCATTGAAGAAAAAACATCTCCCGGCGTATTCAGAGTGCTCAACGGTGTCTCTAAAGGTCGTAAATATTTGTTAAACCAGCGAAAGGTAACCCTAGGGAGCAAACATTCTTGCGATATCTCTCTTCAGGGAGACGAAAAAATTCCTGATTTAGCCGTGATACTCAAAAGAAAAGGCAAAGAAATGACCCTGGAAAGCAAAGAAGGATTTTCTGTTTCGGTTAACGATGAAATGACCCATAAAACCACGTTAAAGTATGAGGATGTTGTTAAAATAGGAAACTTGAAATTTCTGTATGAGGTAAATTCATGAAAAATAATTACAAACGTCTCTATTCTATTCTGATGATTTTTTGGGTCCTGTCACCTCTTTACTCACAGGAAAATGTTGCTATAACCGGTGTAGATACAAGCAAAATGCTCAAAAACGGCCTCATACATCTGTACGTATCATTTGCTGATACCATCACAGAAGAAGACCTTCCCGGGAAAGAAGATTTTATTTTAAACGAATTTGATTTTGACAGTGATGAATGGAAAGAGGAAGAAATCAAAGATGTTCAATATAACGGATTTAAACAGGAAGAGATTTCATTCATCTTGTTAATTGATAATTCTGGCAGTATGTACGACACCCTCGCAGGAATACCTACAGAAGAAAATGATTCACAAAGGATATTCTTTGTTCTCAAAGCCCTGCAGGATTTATTCTCATCAACAAGAGAATTTAAGGACTCACTTGCCTTATATACATTTAACACCAATATTGAAAAAATCAGCAGTTTTACATCAGATAGAAATCAACTGCTAAATAGTTTGTCACAAATCACTCAGCCCACAGCCGAAGAATCTTACACCGAACTCTATAGAGCCATGCAGCTTGCCTCGGATGAATTGAGTAAAAGACCAGGAAGAAAAGTTCTTATACTTCTGAGTGATGGAGAAAACTATACATACTCTGAAAACAAAAAAACACCTCACCCTCTGTGGGGAAACAACCTCATCCAAATTGAAGATGTTGAAAGTTCTTTACAGAAAAGAGGGATCACCCTGTACACAATTCATTACGCCCGTTCTTCAGACCCGTCGCTGGTGCAAGTGTCCACCCAGAGCGGAGGGAGTTCCTATCCCGTAGCGTCTAAGGATGAACTACTCCTGGCTTATAGGGAAATACACAGTAAGATCAATAGAGAATTCAGAGTATCCTATAAACCGAAAGTATCTAATTTCAGGGAACGACTGGTCTCCGTCAGTGCGTCTAATAAAGGAACCAGTCCGGAATTCTCATTTAGGTGGGAAACATTCTGGGGATTAACCCCTGTTCTCCCCTGGTGGGTCTACTGTGTACTAACTCTTTTGTCTCTGATGATTGTTTTCATTATACACAAAACACCATTTGAGAAGATTTATACCTTTCCCCACCTAGAAGTTCTTTCTCCCTATGAATCCGAAAAAACCATTATTCAGATATCAGAAAACAAGACAATGATAGCGGTTGGCCGGGAACAGACGGTCATTATGGATGAGGGGGAATTTAAAAATAAAAATGATGATGAAACGGGGATTACAATCATAAAAGGACCAGATGGAAAGTACCAGATGGAAGCCGATCATGAAATAATGGTAAACAACAAGACGGTCATATCCAGAGAGCTGGAACCGGGAGATGTGATTCGAAGCGAAGGAACACTCATAATCTTTGATGAACCGGAAGAAGATAAAAAGTGAAAACGTCATCATGGCAAACAAGAGAGCTTGTCATGAAAGACTAATTCCTATATTATCCACGTCACACATCAAAAGAGAAGGAATATACAATGGGACAACGAGGAGAAGTCTTTACTTTAAAACGTTTTGTAGAAGAGGGCGGACTTACCTATTTTTTCAATGTCAAGGAGAACCGCTATGGTGACCTTTTTTTAAATTTAGTTGAAAGTCGAAAAAAGGAAAATCGATTCGTTCGTTTTTCACTCATTGTTTATTCTGAAGATTTCAAAAAGTTTGCAGATGTTATGGAAACAGCTGTAACAAAGCTGAAAGCTTCTTCCCGGGATTGGGAATATGAACTCAAAACTGGTTCTGGGAAAAGAAAATACACATTCAATATCAAATCTGCAAAGAATGGAGAGTTATACCTGATCCTAGCGGAAAGCCGTGTAGGTACAGATGAAAACTATGAAAATGTTTCCATTCGTGTCTTCAAAAAAAATCTGCAAACCTTCTTAGAAGGTTTTGATCAGGCCGCCAGTCATATGACTCCCGCATAAGAGGGTAAAGCAGTCAAATAGCGGCCCGCCCTTGTGGCGGGTTTTTTTATTTAAAATTGCACCTGACCAATTATTTAGCTTGTGTTATATTTAAGGGTTGTAAGCCACCCCAAATTTTGGAGGAGACGTGTTTCTTAAACGCATAGAAATAATGGGTTTTAAGTCCTTTGCAGACAGAACTCATATTGACTTTACAGATGGAATTACAGCGCTGCTAGGTCCCAATGGATGCGGAAAAAGCAATATAGTAGATGCCATGAAGTGGGTTCTGGGTGAACAGTCCACTAAAAACATGAGAGCCGAAAAGATGGAAGATGTCATCTTCAATGGTACGGATGAACGCAAAGCACTGAATGTTGCAGAAGTCACCCTTATAATTTCCAATGAAGAAAACCTCCTAGACCTTGATCTTTCCGAGATATCTATTAAACGACGCCTCTATAGAAATGGTGATAGTGAATACTTTGTAAATAATACTCTGGTCAAGCTCAAAGAATTGAGAGAGCTCTTTTATGACACAGGAATAGGTAAATCTGCTTACTCAATTATGGAACAGGGAAAAATAGATCAAGTCCTTTCAAATAAGCCTGAAGAAAGGCGCTACCTGTTTGAAGAAGCGGCGGGTATCACACGTTTCAAAATGAAAGGCAGTGAAGCTGAAAGAAAACTCAACAAGACCAATGAAAACATGGTTCAAGTTGAAAATATCCTGAGTGAAGTCAAAAAGAATTATGAAACGCTAAAAAAACAATCTGATAAAACACTCATTTATAGACAATTACGAGAAGAAATATCATCAATCGACATTGATCTTCAACTCCTCAAATACAACCAACTAGTGAGCCAGCTGCAATCAAAAGAGAAAATACTAAATAAAGAACTTGAGAATAAAGGTAAAATAGTAGAAGAGATCAATAGCCTGAATGGAAACCTCGCCAGTAATCTGGATGAAGTGAATTCAATGGAAAATGAACTCATTGAAGACCAAAAACGGCTTTATGGCCTCGATCTTGAAAAAGAGAATCTTTCAGATAGGATTAAATTTCTGGGAGAACAGTTGGGAGAACTGGAAAATCAAAAACAAACTCTCAAACAAAAAGAACTTGATTTCCTAGATAAAAAAGAAGGCTTTAAGAAAGAAGAGGTCAACCGGAAAAATTCCTTACAGGAATTCAAGGATCAGTTGAAAGATATAGAAAATAATATTCTAAACTTTCAAAAGAACATCAAGTCTGCAGAAATTGGGATCGACGAGAATTCCCGTATAATAAAAGAAACCGAATCTCGGATTGTTCAGGGTGAGAAAGACAGAGAAACCCTACAGCATAAACTCAGAGACTTAACGGATAACATCGTCCATCAACTTGATCAGGGTCTCAAGAATTCAGGATTTTCCATAAAAAAGAAGAAAGAGCTAGAAGAAAAGGTCATATCTCAACTCAAGGCTGTACAGATACAACTGGAGGGTAAAATTAGACTTTTTGATGATTCTTCAAGAGTCGGACACGGTAAAGATGATTCTGAAATATGGGATTCAGGGGTTCTAATCTTGAGGGAATTCCAAAAAAACCTGTCTGTCCTTGAAGAGTCCATTCACAATCTTGCAGATTCTCTCCCAGATTTTCTGGAAGAGTTTCTTGCTCCCAGTGGCATTATCAGTAAAAAAAGAGATATTGACGATAACATAGAAAAACTGGCTTTGAGTCTTAAAAACGATAGAGATAGTGTTAAGACCAAAACCGATGAATCGATGAAATTGAACATAAGGATTCAGGAATACAGAAATACCCTTGAGGAATTGAGAGTCAATAAAGCCAGGATGGCCACCCAAATAACGGCCATAGAGGACAATATACAAGTCTTATCCAGAGAAATCATGGAATTGGAAGAACAGATTCGAAATAATCTGGAAGAAATAAATCATGTAGAAGCCCGGAAAATGGAAACCCAGAAAAAAATTGACGAATCGGGCATCCTCTTGAAAAACCATGATGTATCCAAGAAAGATCTTCTATTGAAACTCAAAAAGCTTGAAAAATCCATCCAAAACAGAACAAAGGATGTGAGCGGGAAAGAGGGTGAATTAAAGAAGAAAAATGCAGATCTTCAAAAATTGATCTTGAATCTGGAAAAGGTTAACCTTGAAATTGAACATATTAATACAGATCTACAGGAATTGAAACAAAACTTCCGAGAGAATAATTCTGCTGATATCATGAGTTTTATAGAGAGGATACCTTTTCTGAATACAAATCGTCAGGATCTAAAAAGTGATTATTCAGCGGCAAGGGAAAAACTGAGGGCATTGGGACAGGTCAACCTGATGGCTCCGGAAGAATTCTCCGAAGTCAAAGAGCGTTATGATTTCCTCAATAAACAATTGGAAGACCTGCGAACAGCAAAGGAACATTTAATTCAGGTTACCAATGAAATACGAAAGGAGTCGGCTCATCTTTTCCAGAAAACCTATCAGGAAATTAAAAAGAATTTTAATGAAACATTTCGAAGAATGTTCGGAGGTGGACGGGCAGAGTTGAAACTCGTAGATCCAGAGAATATTCTTGAGTCCGGTATAGAAATTTACGCACAGCCTCCCGGAAAAAAACTTGAGAACATCGCTCTTCTATCCGGTGGAGAACGATCGCTCACAGGAGTGGCTCTGCTCTTTGCAACATATAAGGTAAAACCCTCACCATTTTGTATCCTCGATGAGATCGATGCGGCCCTCGATGAAGCTAATATTCAGAGGTTCATCAATGTTCTCATGGATTTTGGGGAGAGATCACAATTTATTGTGATTACCCACAACAAAAAGACCGTAACGGGAGCCAAAACTCTATTGGGTATAACCATGCAGGAATCTGGAGTCTCTAAGCTTATTGCTATGAAAATAGGAGAAGCCAATGAAACTCGCTAATATAATGGTCTCCATCAACAAAAAAGTCCTAATACTGATGGGAGTTGCAGCTCTCCTCCTTTCATTTTTAATCGTGACCTTGATGTTATTCTTTAACTATAGAGAGGAACAGTCGGTGAAAGAGGCAGAACAGAAAAAAATGGCCTATGATATGAGTATTCTAAGTCAGACAACGAAAAGTAAAAATAGAAGTGAACTGATTTATCCGGAAGTCATTGAAGAGCAGGACTTGAGCATTGATCCCTATCGTGAAAAAGATTTTAAATGGACTGCCGATGAAGTCTCCAGGCTGTGGATTGAACCGGATGCCGGAGATATTGACTACTTCACCGATGCCAATCATAAACTAGTATGGGATATTCTCAAAGATGCGCCCTGAATATCTGATCTTACCACTGTTGCTCCTCATGGCTTTGTCATCTTGCCAAACAACAGCAGATGATATAGAGAACCCGTCCCCTGTAGAATCAGGAAACATCACCACTGAAGTTCAGGCAGAAACAATTCAAGCAGAAGAGCCCGCACAGGAAGCTCAAACAACAGACACAGTAATAGAATCCGTCACAGTAGAGGAATCTCCGGACGAGATAACTGTTGAAGAGGAACCTATTCCCAAACTGATTTCCGATTTGAAAGAAAAAGATCGCAGGGGAGGGTTAAAAAAACAATCCGAGCCTGAAATAACGGATATGCCGGAGATTATATCACCCTCGTCGACCTTAGAAGCTCCTGAGGAACTTGATCCTGAAGAAGAGGCCCAAGAGACTATCGCTCCGCCAGTTTCCGAGGAACCTATACCTTCTGATGAGCCAATAGAGTATTTTGAAGCAGATCCTCTACCATCTGAAACAGCAGAGCCAGACAGGGATCTACTTCCCTCTGAAAATGAATCAGCTCCATTCAATCCTTTACTCCCCATTTTGATTCAACCTCACCAGAGTGATTCTGAATCACCAGTTCCCACAATGCCAGAGAAGATTCCCCAGAATAATATACCAGCAGATACGGAACAGCCCTCTGCTCTGGATGTGGAAGAAATTGACCAAGAACTGCCCTCTGAAAATCAGAATGAAAATGACACCATATTGCCTATTGCCTCCGGCGAGTATCAACTCAGTTCTGATTCATCTGGGAAACTGATCATACAACTTCAGGGACCGGGCTGGATCTATCTCTCCAACAATGGAGACTCATCGTTCAAATTAATAGACAAATCCTATGACCCTGAAAGCGGTAGAACCAAATTCATTTTTAGCACATCTCAGGAAGAAGATTTGATCAATGAAATCATTTTTTTAAAACAGGATTTACTGCGTGGAGAATCCGCTCAGCAGTCCCTTACGATCGATAGCAGTAACAATCCCCTGATCAACGATCAAAACATCACAGAGACTCCTGAGGGCTCTCAAAACAGCTTAGAGACTATTATCAGCAACAGTGATGAAAAACCCCTTACAGAGGATCAGGAGAGGGAAGAACAACAATGGCAGGATTCCTTGTACCCAGAGCTAGGGACAATCGATGAGACCATGTCTGAAGAAACAATTTCGAGTGAAAATACCGCCCGGGAAAATTCGACAGTTCAAGAGGAACCATTTCCCCCTACAGGCCTCAAGGCTTCAGAGCTTCTAAAGCAAGCTGAGTACTATGAACAACCCGGTCCGGGGCAATCTCTCGAAAAAGCCATGCAGCTTTATGATATTATCATAAAAGATTACCCGGTAACAGAAGAGAGATTCATTGCCGAAAGCAGAATTAGATATCTAAACAAACATTATTTTAAAGTACAGTGATAAATGATTTTATTTCATCCTTAGGGTGTTGACTAAGCTGCCGAATATCTGTATAAAAACTGGATAGTTAAAGAAGGGTTCGATTAATATATGCTTGAAAAATTAACAGAGAAATTTTCAGATCTTTCCAGACAGTTGTCGGGACAGTCCAAAATTTCAGATAAAAATATTGAAGATGCAGTCAATGAAATAAAAATGGCACTCCTTGATGCGGATGTTAACATTCGTGTAGTGCGCCGTTTTGTAAATCATACGATTGAAGAAGCCAGGGGAGAAAAGGTTCTAAAAGCCATCAATCCCGGGCAGATGTTTATCAAGTTAGTACATGATCGTATGGTGACCCTCCTGGGAGATAGCAAACAGGATTTAATCTTAAAGGGTCCAGACACCGTTTCTTCAATACTCTTTCTTGGGCTCAACGGAGCTGGTAAGACAACGACTGCCGCAAAATTGGCAGCCCGCCTTAAATCCGAAGGGAGACGTCCTCTACTGGTTGCCTGTGACCTTGCACGGCCCGCAGCTGTTCAGCAGCTCAAGGTCCTAGGAGAGCAAACTGATGTTGAAGTTTATTCCGAAGAGTCTCAGAATCCTGTAAAAGTCGCTAAAAACGCGCTGAAACACGCTAAAAAGTTTCAATTTAATACGGTAATATTTGATACTGCAGGTCGACTTCAGATCGATGCTGATCTAATGAAACAGATCAAAGAGATCAAAGATGCCGTAAAACCTGATGAAACAATCCTTGTTGCCGATGCTATGACCGGTCAGAGTGCCGTTGACATAGCAAAGACATTTGATGAAGAATTGGATTTGTCAGGTGTTATACTCAGTAAATTTGACTCCGATACACGCGGCGGTGCTGCTCTTTCCCTCAAGAGCATCACAGGTAAAGCAATTAAGTTTATCGGAGTCGGTGAAAAAATAGAAAATCTTGAACCTTTTTATCCTGAGAGAATTGCCTCCCGAATACTGGGAATGGGCGATATCGTCTCTTTGGTAGAAAAGGCACAAGAAACAGCCTCAGAAGAAGAAGCTCTCCAGCTTCAGAAGAAAATGGCTTCTGCCACATTCTCTCTGGAAGATTATCTGGAACAGTTTCAACGGATGCGGAAAATGGGCAGTGTTCAATCACTTGTCGGCATGCTTCCCGGATTGGCAGGGAAAGTATCCGAAGAGGATATTGACGAAAATGCTTTAAAACGCGAAGAGGCAATCATTCTCTCAATGACTCGGAAAGAAAGACAGAATCATCGGATTATTGGTCCACCCCGGAAAAAGCGTATTGCTTTGGGTAGCGGATCCACTGTAGCCGATGTAAACAAGCTTCTGAAGAATTTTGAGAAAATGCGGTTGATGATGAAGAAAATCAGCAAAAATAAAAAGTACCAAGCCCAGCTGATGCAGCAGTTTGGTGGCATGTCTTAAACAGTAGGAGAAAGAATAGTGGTTAAGATACGACTGAAAAGAATGGGAGCGAAGAAGCGCCCTTATTACAGAATAGTTGTTATGGACTCAAGATCACCCAGAGACGGTAGAACCATTGAAGAAGTGGGTTACTATCATCCGGTTGAAGCAGCAGATAAGCAAGTTAAATTCAAAGAAGAAAGAGTCCGCGAATGGTTAGATAAAGGGGCTCAGCCCACTATGACCGTACGGAAACTTCTGAACAAGAATAACTTTTTTATCAAATAAATCTTCAGTGGAGTGGATGTGGAAAAAGACTTAGTTGAATTTATAGCAAAATCTCTCGTAGATGATCCTGATAGTGTAATTGTCAACATGATTGAAGGTGAAAAGTCTACAATTATTGAACTCAAAGTTGCAGACGACGACATTGGAAAGGTCATTGGAAAACACGGACGAATTGCAAAAGCTGTTCGAACGATCCTCAGTGCTTCTGCCAATAAAACCGGTAAGAGGTTTGTGCTGGAAATTCTGGACTAATGTTGAAGGAAATAGCCATTGGCCGTATCCGAAAAACACACGGAGTTAAAGGCTATCTGAAGGTAATGAGTTTTTCGGGTGAATATGACCATTTCATGGATTTGGAAAAGATCACCTTGAAAAGCAAAGATCAATCTAAGATTTTCAAGATTGAAGAAGTAACTCCCTTTAGTGGGGAAATACTAATCAAATTGGAAGGGATTGATACTCCTGAAAAGGGTAAACTGCTTTCCGGTTGGGACATATGGGTCCCCAGGGAACATGCGGCGCACTTAGAACAGGGTGAATTCTACCATGCCGACCTTCATGGTTGTCAGATTTTGCTTGAAGGAAAAGTGATTGGCTCAGTTCAATCCATTCTGGAATCTGGATCGAACGACCTGCTGGAGATCAAAACAGAAAAAGGGATGAAACTGATCCCTTTTAATTCTGTATTTATCGGTGGTGTGGATACAGAAAATAAGACAATAGAATTGCTTGAAGGGTGGATTTTGGATTGAAATTCACCGTTTTAACATTGTTTCCAGAAATTTTGGAATCATTCTTCAACAGTTCTATCATGAAAAAAGCAGTAGAGAAGGGTTTAATTGAGTACAACCTTGTGGATATCAGAGATTTTGCTCTGGATAAACACAGGACTTGTGATGATGCTCCCTATGGGGGTGGAGCAGGAATGGTGCTGAAGGCAGAACCTCTGGCATTAGCGCTGGACTCTGTAAAGGCCTCTGTAAAAAGAACAGTATTTCCAACTCCATCGGGAGTGAGATATACTCAGAAAATTGCTGAGGAATTGTCAGAAGAAAAAGAGATTGTTCTCATTTGCGGCAGATATGAAGGCATTGACCAAAGGATCATTGATCTGTATGTTGATGATGAAGTGTGTATTGGAGATTATGTAATATCCTCCGGTGAAATAGCATCATTAGTGGTCATAGACAGTATCTACCGGCTCTGCGACGGAGTCATTACACAGGAATCCCTGGAAGAAGAAAGCTTTCAGGATACACTGCTGGAATACCCGCATTATACTAGACCCGAGGTGTTTAGAGACCAAAAGGTACCTGACATCTTATTATCCGGACATCATGCCCGCATTGTAGAATGGAGGCATGGAAAACGTCTGGAAAAAACGAAAAAGAATCGTCCTGATTTATGGGACGGCCATGATTTAGACAGGAGGATGAAGTAATGGATATTATTCGTGCTGTTGAAGCTGAACAGTTGAAGGATAACGCTGAAAACTTCAGAGTTGGTGACACCGTTAAGGTTCACTTTAAAATTATTGAAGGTAAAAACGAAAGAATTCAGATTTATGAAGGACTCGTTATTGCAATTAACAACACGGGGATCAACAGAACTGTTACTGTTCGTAAGATTTCCTACGGTGTAGGTGTGGAAAGAATTTTCCCCATTCATTCACCAAAGATTCAATTGATTGAAGTTACCAGACGCGGTAAAGTTAGACGCGCCAAACTCTATTATATCCGTGATAGAGTTGGTAAGGCTGCCAAAGTAAAAGAACTGATAAGAAAAAAAACAGTTACAAAGGCATAATTATTTAGTTGATTTGGAAGGCTCCCTTTGAAAGGGAGCCTTTTTTATTGAAAAGTATACAATCAAAAAATGATTTATGTTATAATGTATTATGCAATGGCTCTGTCTAACAGATAAAAGCAGGTTACTAATGAATAATTATAAAGTCAGCGACTTAAAACCCGGTCTTTCTTGTAATAAACCGGTATACATAGATGAAGAGACTCTTTTCATCCCCGCTGGGGTTCCTATCAGAGAGAAAGACCTCTCTCGTCTTGATAAATGGGGAGTCTCCGAGGTTCAATCTGAAGGCATGTTTTCTGAATCTGAAAACGAAGACTTATTGAACAGCAGACAACTTTGGGGAATCCCCTCAGATAAGGAACTCTCTACGTTCTATAATAAAACTCTCGATGATTTGGATAATTTATTTAATCGTATCAATCTGATGGAAGATATCAATGTAGCAGAACTGGATAGGATCTCTGACAAGTTGATAGATACTGTTGAAAATAAAAAAATGCAGACGATTAGAATGGTTCTAACTCACAACAGCAGCACAAAAGCCATGGCTAAAAGTGCTCTTAATACGGCAATTTTAACCTTAACTATTGGTTTTGCCATGAATAGACCTAGACCAAAATTGCTGCAACTTGTCAACGGCGCTCTCCTTCATGATATTGGAATGATGCGCATACCCGAAGAAATAAAAGTCAAAAAATCCGGCTTAAGCAGTACAGAAATGAACAAACTGAAGAGCCATACAGTTTTTTCCTACCAGATTATCTCGAAGGAACTGGGTTATGGAGATACGATTGCACAAATAGCTCTTGAGCATCACGAACGCTGGGATGGTGATGGTTATCCCCAGGGTAAAAAGAAAGACGATATCCTTATGGAAGCTCGCATTGTTTCCATTGCAGACGCTTTTGAAGCCATGGTGAGTGAAAGGCCCTACCGGAATTCGATGATTGGCTATGAAGCCATGAAGCATATCATCAGTGATAACTCTAGAAAATTTGACCCCGAGATTCTCAGATATTTTATTCACAGTATGGGAATCTATCCTCTGGGGAGCATTGTCATGTTAAATGATTCTACAGTAGCCAGAGTCATAAAAGGAAACCCTGAAGCCCCTCTGCGTCCAGAAGTGATAACACTGATAGACAGTACGGGTAAAGAGTATCCCGGTGATATGGGTCCTGTACTGAATCTACTGGAAATCAAAAACCTTTTTATTGTTAAAGCAGTAGATCTAAATTCTCTGTTATTAAGGAATGATACAGCATAAAAAAGGTGTTCTTGGAGAGCAGAGAGCTACAGATTATCTCTCATCATCAGGATATCAAATTATAAAAAGAAACTTCAGGAAATCCTTCGGAGAAGTCGATATTATAGCTGTAAAGGGAAATAAAATTGTTTTTTGTGAAATTAAAAATTGGGATTATATCGGCTGGGAGGATTTACATTTCAGCATAAATACAAGTAAAATCCAGAGGATAAAGAGGGTTGCAACTCTTTTTCTTCAACAGAATCCGGATTATGATGGTTATCATGTCGGTTTCGATTTGATTCTTTTGTCAAGGAGGATGAAAGTTTTGAATCATATTGAGGATTTTATCTAGGGAGAAGGAGCTCCGAATGGTAAGAATCGCGAAAAATACAGATCCAAAAAAACTCAAGGAATTAAAGTCCAAAATATTGGAACAAGATTATCTTGATTTAGCAATTACAAGGATCGCATTGACATTAACAAATGAAATTGTTCATATGAACGAGGATAAAAGTGGCATCAAATTCCAATAGTAGCCGTCCCCCCCGGAAAAACAATAGAAACCGGAACTATAAGGGAAGGAAGAAGACCAGTCAGACAATTAGCTACACCGGCCCTGCGGTGAGTTGTTCTCTGTGTGAAAAGAATATCAGAGACCTCAGCTCCGCCATCAAAGAAAGAGATTCAGGTCTCCCGGCCCATTTTGACTGTATCATCAAGAAAATTGCAGAAAATGAGACGCTCAAAGAACAGGAAAAGATTGTCTATCTTGGAAGTGGTAAATTTGCTGTTATTCAAACAGAAAACAATCAGAATAAGAATTTCAAGATTGTAAGAGAAATTGAATACGAGGAAAAAGAAGAGGATCCTCCAGAATGGAGAGGATCACTTAAGAAAGAAATTCTATAAGGATTCTATTGTATTCAAAAAAAAGCCACCTCTTGGGTGGCTTTTTTATTTCCAGAACTCTATGAAATCAAAAGTCCTGTAGATCTTTCAACAATTCAAATGCTTTTTTACGTACAACGGTGATGTATCCACTTCTAGGGTCTGCAATCTTTGTCAATTCTTCAAAGACCCTGATATCATCAATTCCATCACTGTCATCCGCCAAATTTTCAACGGCTAAAATAAAAGCATTGGCAAAATTATTATCTTTATTCAGAGCTGTTTGAGAACGCATGGCATCGGCGAGAACAGCCATGGCCACTCCATTGTCATCAGTACCAACCTTAGAAATAGCCACAACAGCCTCTGCCAGAACCATAGGCTCGTTATCAGTTAAGAGTACGGTGATAAGCGATTCACGTGCAAAATCCCCTCCGACTTCACCCAGTAATCTCACGGCCTCTTTACGAACCATGGGAAAGTTGTTAATAACAGCTCCCTGTTCGATGACCTGATTGCTAATGCCCTCTGTTCCCAAGCTGCTAAGGATTCCAACCATTTCTCTATTATCGGGGTCTACATCACCATCTGATATCATTTT of Oceanispirochaeta crateris contains these proteins:
- the ffh gene encoding signal recognition particle protein, whose amino-acid sequence is MLEKLTEKFSDLSRQLSGQSKISDKNIEDAVNEIKMALLDADVNIRVVRRFVNHTIEEARGEKVLKAINPGQMFIKLVHDRMVTLLGDSKQDLILKGPDTVSSILFLGLNGAGKTTTAAKLAARLKSEGRRPLLVACDLARPAAVQQLKVLGEQTDVEVYSEESQNPVKVAKNALKHAKKFQFNTVIFDTAGRLQIDADLMKQIKEIKDAVKPDETILVADAMTGQSAVDIAKTFDEELDLSGVILSKFDSDTRGGAALSLKSITGKAIKFIGVGEKIENLEPFYPERIASRILGMGDIVSLVEKAQETASEEEALQLQKKMASATFSLEDYLEQFQRMRKMGSVQSLVGMLPGLAGKVSEEDIDENALKREEAIILSMTRKERQNHRIIGPPRKKRIALGSGSTVADVNKLLKNFEKMRLMMKKISKNKKYQAQLMQQFGGMS
- the rpsP gene encoding 30S ribosomal protein S16; amino-acid sequence: MVVKIRLKRMGAKKRPYYRIVVMDSRSPRDGRTIEEVGYYHPVEAADKQVKFKEERVREWLDKGAQPTMTVRKLLNKNNFFIK
- a CDS encoding KH domain-containing protein translates to MEKDLVEFIAKSLVDDPDSVIVNMIEGEKSTIIELKVADDDIGKVIGKHGRIAKAVRTILSASANKTGKRFVLEILD
- the rimM gene encoding ribosome maturation factor RimM (Essential for efficient processing of 16S rRNA), coding for MLKEIAIGRIRKTHGVKGYLKVMSFSGEYDHFMDLEKITLKSKDQSKIFKIEEVTPFSGEILIKLEGIDTPEKGKLLSGWDIWVPREHAAHLEQGEFYHADLHGCQILLEGKVIGSVQSILESGSNDLLEIKTEKGMKLIPFNSVFIGGVDTENKTIELLEGWILD
- the trmD gene encoding tRNA (guanosine(37)-N1)-methyltransferase TrmD, giving the protein MKFTVLTLFPEILESFFNSSIMKKAVEKGLIEYNLVDIRDFALDKHRTCDDAPYGGGAGMVLKAEPLALALDSVKASVKRTVFPTPSGVRYTQKIAEELSEEKEIVLICGRYEGIDQRIIDLYVDDEVCIGDYVISSGEIASLVVIDSIYRLCDGVITQESLEEESFQDTLLEYPHYTRPEVFRDQKVPDILLSGHHARIVEWRHGKRLEKTKKNRPDLWDGHDLDRRMK
- the rplS gene encoding 50S ribosomal protein L19, with the translated sequence MDIIRAVEAEQLKDNAENFRVGDTVKVHFKIIEGKNERIQIYEGLVIAINNTGINRTVTVRKISYGVGVERIFPIHSPKIQLIEVTRRGKVRRAKLYYIRDRVGKAAKVKELIRKKTVTKA
- a CDS encoding HD-GYP domain-containing protein, coding for MNNYKVSDLKPGLSCNKPVYIDEETLFIPAGVPIREKDLSRLDKWGVSEVQSEGMFSESENEDLLNSRQLWGIPSDKELSTFYNKTLDDLDNLFNRINLMEDINVAELDRISDKLIDTVENKKMQTIRMVLTHNSSTKAMAKSALNTAILTLTIGFAMNRPRPKLLQLVNGALLHDIGMMRIPEEIKVKKSGLSSTEMNKLKSHTVFSYQIISKELGYGDTIAQIALEHHERWDGDGYPQGKKKDDILMEARIVSIADAFEAMVSERPYRNSMIGYEAMKHIISDNSRKFDPEILRYFIHSMGIYPLGSIVMLNDSTVARVIKGNPEAPLRPEVITLIDSTGKEYPGDMGPVLNLLEIKNLFIVKAVDLNSLLLRNDTA
- a CDS encoding YraN family protein, whose translation is MIQHKKGVLGEQRATDYLSSSGYQIIKRNFRKSFGEVDIIAVKGNKIVFCEIKNWDYIGWEDLHFSINTSKIQRIKRVATLFLQQNPDYDGYHVGFDLILLSRRMKVLNHIEDFI